Proteins encoded in a region of the Pseudomonas sp. GOM7 genome:
- the ccoM gene encoding cytochrome c oxidase subunit CcoM, producing MFVDTVVLAGVGTVLLMVAFFGGVGYFIWKDAHKRKQS from the coding sequence ATGTTCGTCGATACAGTGGTTCTCGCCGGAGTCGGCACCGTTCTTCTGATGGTCGCGTTCTTCGGGGGCGTTGGTTATTTCATCTGGAAGGATGCGCACAAGCGCAAGCAGAGCTGA
- a CDS encoding FUSC family protein — translation MREALSAFFAPSVQALQFAIKTLLAGGLALWCAFRFGLEQPQWALMTAFIVAQPLSGMVVQKGLARLLGTLIGASMSVLMMALFAQAPWLFLLAVALWMGLCTAASTMLRSAWSYAFVLAGYTVAIIGLPAISHPLTVFDQAVARGTEIALGILCATVVSAVLWPQRVERQLAQQARSLWQAGVGAASQALAGEAMARQGLLDVLGRMVAVDAQREHAWFEGQRGRQRAAALRLLSRDLLGLLRLARGVGRQWRQLDGAESLLLAPWMQRVRDCLAEAPGQCCATLAQQMREVAEDEGLSAAQRRCLERLALLVLRLETAAGSLLAVEQGEVRGSLPPALSWHSDWQSALLYGSRSALAFLALAVFWMATAWPAASGAMLLASVVCSLFASRENAAQIGLLFLRGIFYALPVAFFVGQILLPQLNGFVMLCLALGVPLFFGALGMAKPALGATATSFCLHFIVLCAPQNDMNYDLAFFFNEAQAMLIGVACAVLAFNLIGLRSPRWHGRRLLQATLRDLARLTRQPLLGAESWFGGRMADRLMLLARHYPALPSQTRSRWDDGIAGLDLGDELLHLRACLAAGDRSLGQAEERFLNELRRQLLQGPAAQREEGLDIPTEALLQALRAAPSSIDRRLAEAALLQLQAGWRRWCQLQEKVDGLA, via the coding sequence ATGCGTGAAGCCCTATCGGCCTTCTTTGCACCCAGCGTGCAGGCCCTACAGTTCGCCATCAAGACCCTGCTGGCCGGCGGCCTGGCCTTGTGGTGCGCGTTCCGTTTTGGTCTGGAGCAGCCGCAGTGGGCCTTGATGACGGCCTTCATCGTTGCCCAGCCGCTGTCCGGTATGGTGGTGCAGAAGGGCCTGGCGCGGCTGCTCGGCACCCTGATCGGGGCGAGCATGTCGGTGTTGATGATGGCTCTGTTCGCCCAGGCGCCCTGGTTGTTCCTGTTGGCCGTGGCGCTGTGGATGGGCCTGTGCACGGCAGCGTCGACCATGCTGCGCAGTGCCTGGAGCTACGCCTTCGTGCTGGCTGGTTACACGGTGGCGATCATCGGTCTGCCGGCCATCAGCCATCCGTTGACGGTATTCGACCAGGCCGTCGCGCGCGGCACCGAAATCGCCCTGGGCATCCTCTGCGCCACGGTGGTCAGTGCCGTGCTCTGGCCGCAGCGTGTGGAGCGGCAACTGGCCCAGCAGGCGCGCAGCCTGTGGCAGGCCGGGGTCGGGGCGGCGAGCCAGGCGCTGGCGGGCGAGGCCATGGCGCGCCAGGGGCTGCTGGATGTACTGGGGCGCATGGTGGCGGTGGATGCCCAGCGCGAACATGCCTGGTTCGAGGGCCAGCGCGGCCGTCAGCGCGCCGCCGCCTTGCGCCTGCTCAGTCGTGACCTGCTCGGCCTGCTGCGCCTGGCACGTGGCGTCGGGCGGCAGTGGCGGCAGCTCGACGGGGCCGAGAGTCTGCTGCTCGCACCCTGGATGCAGCGTGTGCGCGACTGCCTGGCCGAGGCGCCGGGCCAGTGCTGCGCCACGTTGGCGCAGCAGATGCGCGAAGTGGCCGAGGACGAGGGGCTGAGCGCGGCGCAGAGGCGTTGTCTGGAACGCCTCGCGCTGCTCGTGCTGCGCCTGGAAACCGCCGCAGGCTCGCTGCTGGCGGTGGAGCAGGGCGAGGTGCGTGGCAGCCTGCCGCCAGCCCTGTCCTGGCACAGCGACTGGCAGAGCGCGCTGCTCTACGGTAGCCGTAGCGCACTGGCCTTCCTGGCGCTGGCGGTGTTCTGGATGGCCACCGCCTGGCCTGCCGCCAGCGGCGCGATGCTGCTGGCCAGCGTGGTCTGCAGCCTGTTCGCCAGTCGCGAGAATGCGGCGCAGATCGGCTTGCTGTTCCTACGCGGCATCTTCTATGCGCTGCCGGTGGCCTTCTTCGTCGGGCAGATTCTGCTGCCCCAGCTCAATGGCTTCGTCATGCTCTGCCTGGCTCTCGGCGTGCCGCTGTTCTTTGGCGCGCTGGGTATGGCCAAGCCGGCGCTGGGAGCGACGGCAACCTCCTTCTGCCTGCATTTCATCGTGCTTTGCGCTCCACAGAACGACATGAACTACGACCTGGCTTTCTTCTTCAACGAAGCCCAGGCCATGCTTATCGGCGTCGCTTGCGCGGTGCTGGCTTTCAACCTGATCGGCCTGCGCAGCCCGCGCTGGCATGGCCGTCGCCTGTTGCAGGCAACCTTGCGCGATCTGGCGCGTCTGACCCGACAGCCACTGCTCGGTGCCGAAAGCTGGTTCGGTGGGCGCATGGCCGATCGCCTGATGTTGCTGGCGCGCCATTACCCGGCGTTACCCAGCCAGACGCGCAGCCGTTGGGATGATGGCATTGCCGGCCTGGACCTGGGTGACGAACTGCTGCACCTGCGGGCCTGTCTGGCCGCCGGGGATCGCTCCCTGGGGCAAGCCGAGGAGCGCTTTCTCAATGAGTTGCGCCGGCAACTGCTGCAGGGACCGGCGGCGCAGCGCGAAGAGGGGCTCGATATCCCAACTGAGGCGCTGCTGCAGGCTCTGCGGGCGGCGCCGTCGAGCATCGACCGGCGTCTGGCCGAAGCGGCGCTGCTGCAATTGCAGGCCGGTTGGCGGCGCTGGTGTCAATTACAGGAGAAGGTCGATGGGCTTGCGTGA
- a CDS encoding DUF1656 domain-containing protein translates to MGLREWVLGGVLLSPLLLYALLALLLTGLLRLGLQRVGVARWIWHEALFDCALYVCVLAAVVAVLGH, encoded by the coding sequence ATGGGCTTGCGTGAATGGGTCTTGGGTGGTGTGTTGCTCAGCCCGCTGCTGCTGTATGCACTGTTGGCGCTGTTGTTGACCGGCTTGCTGCGCCTGGGGCTGCAGCGTGTCGGGGTGGCCCGTTGGATCTGGCATGAGGCGCTGTTCGACTGCGCCTTGTACGTCTGCGTATTGGCGGCCGTGGTGGCCGTGCTTGGACATTGA
- a CDS encoding efflux RND transporter periplasmic adaptor subunit: MRSVLRVGITLSLVVVAILAGTWLWQYYLYSPWTRDARIRADVVTIAPDLSGWVRELKVHDNQQVAAGELLMSLDRERYQAALEQARAVAETRRQQLRLREHEAVRRDRLGPQAISAELRENAQINAEIARGQYQQAQAAVKLAELDVQRSEVRAPRAGQVTNLQLAEGNYVRAGEPVLALVDEASFYVQAYFEETKLPRIRVGAPVEVWLMGGDQPLRGTVDSISRGITDRNSSPDGQLLANVEPTFNWVRLAQRIPVRIRFDALPEDVQLSAGMTASVRVRQQ, encoded by the coding sequence ATGCGTTCCGTCCTGCGTGTCGGCATTACCTTGAGCCTGGTGGTCGTGGCGATTCTCGCCGGTACCTGGCTGTGGCAGTACTACCTGTATTCACCCTGGACGCGCGATGCCCGCATCCGTGCCGATGTGGTCACCATTGCCCCTGATCTGTCCGGCTGGGTGCGTGAGCTGAAGGTGCATGACAACCAGCAGGTGGCGGCTGGGGAACTGTTGATGAGCCTGGATCGTGAACGCTATCAGGCCGCCCTGGAGCAGGCCCGGGCCGTGGCTGAGACGCGGCGTCAACAACTGCGACTGCGTGAGCACGAAGCGGTGCGGCGTGATCGCCTGGGGCCGCAGGCGATCAGCGCCGAGCTGCGTGAAAACGCTCAGATCAACGCCGAGATCGCCCGTGGTCAATATCAGCAGGCACAGGCCGCGGTGAAGCTGGCCGAGCTGGACGTGCAGCGCAGCGAGGTGCGTGCGCCGCGTGCCGGCCAGGTGACCAATCTGCAACTGGCCGAAGGCAACTACGTGCGCGCAGGCGAGCCGGTGCTGGCCCTGGTGGACGAGGCCTCGTTCTACGTGCAGGCCTATTTCGAGGAAACCAAGCTGCCGCGCATCCGCGTTGGGGCACCGGTGGAGGTCTGGCTGATGGGCGGCGATCAGCCCCTACGCGGCACGGTGGACAGCATCAGCCGTGGCATCACCGACCGCAATTCCAGCCCGGACGGCCAATTGCTGGCCAATGTCGAGCCGACCTTCAACTGGGTGCGCCTGGCGCAGCGCATTCCGGTGCGCATCCGTTTCGATGCCTTGCCCGAGGACGTCCAGCTCAGTGCTGGGATGACCGCCAGCGTGCGCGTACGGCAGCAGTGA
- the argC gene encoding N-acetyl-gamma-glutamyl-phosphate reductase, producing the protein MSFKVFVDGQEGTTGLRLLDYLAGRPDIELLRIDEAKRKDSAERARLLNAADVAFLCLPDAASREAVSLVNNPDTCIIDASTAFRTDTGWTYGLPELAAGQREAIRASKRIANPGCHATAFILLVRPLVDAGLLPKDYPLSAFSLTGYSGGGKSMIAQYEAGGDARLKSPRPYAMPQAHKHLPEMRVQTGIAQAPVFSPIVGDFLKGLAVTVPLHLDRLAPGTTPQQLHEALQRHYAGERFIRVMPLEGAENLDEGFFDVQGCNDSNRADLFVFGNAERVTLVARLDNLGKGAAGAAVQCMNVIVGAAEDTGLSSGL; encoded by the coding sequence ATGTCGTTCAAAGTTTTCGTCGACGGTCAGGAAGGCACCACCGGCCTGCGTCTGCTGGATTACCTGGCCGGTCGCCCGGACATCGAGCTGCTGCGCATCGACGAGGCCAAGCGCAAGGACAGCGCCGAGCGCGCACGCCTGCTCAATGCCGCCGACGTGGCCTTCCTCTGCCTGCCGGATGCCGCTTCGCGTGAGGCGGTGAGCCTGGTGAACAACCCCGACACCTGCATCATCGACGCCAGCACGGCCTTCCGTACCGACACTGGCTGGACCTATGGCCTGCCGGAGCTGGCTGCTGGCCAGCGCGAGGCGATCCGCGCCAGCAAGCGCATCGCCAACCCCGGTTGCCATGCCACGGCCTTCATCCTGCTGGTGCGTCCGTTGGTGGATGCCGGCTTGCTGCCGAAGGATTACCCGCTCAGTGCCTTCTCCCTGACCGGCTACAGCGGTGGCGGCAAATCCATGATCGCCCAGTACGAAGCCGGCGGCGACGCCCGCCTGAAGAGCCCGCGCCCCTACGCCATGCCCCAGGCGCACAAGCACCTGCCGGAAATGCGCGTGCAGACCGGCATTGCCCAGGCCCCGGTGTTCAGCCCCATCGTCGGCGACTTCCTCAAGGGCCTGGCGGTGACCGTGCCGCTGCATCTGGATCGTCTGGCCCCCGGCACCACGCCGCAACAACTGCACGAGGCGCTGCAGCGCCACTATGCCGGCGAGCGCTTTATCCGCGTGATGCCGCTGGAAGGGGCCGAGAACCTGGATGAAGGCTTCTTCGACGTGCAGGGCTGCAACGACAGCAACCGGGCTGACCTGTTCGTCTTCGGCAATGCCGAGCGGGTGACCCTGGTGGCGCGCCTGGACAACCTCGGCAAGGGTGCTGCTGGCGCGGCCGTACAATGCATGAACGTGATCGTCGGCGCGGCCGAGGATACCGGGCTCAGCAGCGGTCTTTAA
- a CDS encoding transglycosylase SLT domain-containing protein produces the protein MRGRLLSLVSCLMLGTLGITSVDAANLAQQRQYYDAAKRALAKGDSGPYRQYASALRDYPLTPYLAYDDLTNRLKSASNAEVEKFLAEHGDLPQASWMKLRWLRLLAERGDWKPFLAHYDPKLNFTELHCLYGQYQLSHGLNAEGNATAEKLWLVGKSQPDACDPLFERWAANGQLTEQRRWQRTKLAVEVGNYGLANYLVKGLTTLGARGKLLLEVAQKPQILKQSDRFTPADEAMADVVGLGLRRLARQNPEDALSLLDSYARRMNFSQDEQVAIARQIGLTLARRFDPRGLAVMAKYDPQLRDDTVSEWRARLLLRSGRWDEAYQLTQRMPAELASSNRWRYWAARSLQLAQPDSHQPAVLFQALAKERDFYGFMAADQVKAPYSLNNQPLALDPKVVQKVRNTAGIKRALEFHARGQIVDGRREWYHVSRLFSRDELVAQARLAYEMGWYFPAIRTISQAQYWDDLEVRFPMAHRDELVREAQRRDLHSSWVFAITRQESAFMADARSHAGAMGLMQLMPTTAKETARKFSIPLASPRQALDPDVNIQLGAAYLSQVYSQFNGNRVLASAAYNAGPGRVRQWLRGADHLSYDVWVENIPFDETRQYVQNVLSYSVIYGKKLGNPQPLVAWHERYFDDQ, from the coding sequence ATGCGCGGTCGTCTCTTATCACTCGTTTCCTGCCTGATGCTCGGCACCCTCGGCATCACCTCTGTAGACGCAGCCAACCTGGCGCAACAGCGTCAGTACTACGATGCCGCCAAGCGCGCCCTGGCCAAGGGCGACAGCGGGCCTTATCGCCAGTACGCCAGTGCGCTACGCGACTACCCCTTGACGCCCTACCTGGCCTACGACGACCTGACCAACCGTCTGAAGTCGGCGAGCAACGCCGAGGTGGAGAAATTCCTCGCCGAACATGGCGACCTGCCCCAGGCTAGCTGGATGAAACTGCGCTGGTTGCGTCTGCTGGCCGAGCGCGGCGACTGGAAGCCCTTCCTCGCCCATTACGATCCCAAGCTCAACTTCACCGAACTACACTGCCTGTACGGCCAGTACCAGCTCAGCCATGGCCTGAATGCCGAGGGCAATGCCACAGCCGAGAAGCTCTGGCTGGTGGGCAAGTCGCAGCCCGACGCCTGCGACCCGTTGTTCGAGCGCTGGGCTGCCAATGGCCAGTTGACCGAACAACGTCGCTGGCAGCGCACCAAACTGGCGGTGGAGGTCGGCAACTACGGCCTGGCCAACTACCTGGTCAAGGGCCTGACGACCCTTGGCGCGCGCGGCAAGCTGCTGCTGGAAGTGGCGCAGAAACCGCAGATCCTCAAGCAGTCGGACCGTTTCACCCCGGCCGACGAGGCCATGGCCGATGTCGTGGGCCTGGGTCTGCGCCGCCTGGCCCGGCAGAACCCAGAAGACGCCCTGAGCCTGCTCGACAGCTACGCCCGGCGCATGAACTTCTCCCAGGACGAACAGGTGGCCATCGCCCGCCAGATCGGCCTGACCCTGGCACGTCGCTTCGACCCGCGTGGGCTCGCGGTGATGGCCAAGTACGATCCGCAGTTGCGTGATGACACCGTCAGCGAATGGCGTGCGCGCCTGTTGCTGCGTAGTGGTCGCTGGGATGAGGCTTACCAGTTGACCCAACGCATGCCGGCGGAGCTGGCCAGCAGCAATCGCTGGCGCTACTGGGCCGCGCGCAGCCTGCAACTGGCCCAGCCCGACAGCCACCAACCGGCCGTGCTGTTCCAGGCCCTGGCCAAGGAGCGCGACTTCTACGGTTTCATGGCCGCCGATCAGGTCAAGGCCCCCTACAGCCTGAACAACCAGCCGCTGGCGCTCGACCCCAAGGTGGTGCAGAAGGTGCGTAACACCGCCGGCATCAAGCGCGCCCTGGAATTCCACGCCCGCGGGCAGATCGTCGATGGTCGCCGCGAGTGGTATCACGTCAGCCGCCTGTTCAGCCGTGACGAACTGGTGGCCCAGGCGCGCCTGGCCTATGAGATGGGCTGGTACTTCCCGGCCATCCGCACCATCAGCCAGGCGCAATACTGGGACGACCTGGAGGTGCGCTTCCCCATGGCGCACCGTGACGAGCTGGTGCGTGAGGCGCAGCGGCGCGACCTGCATTCGAGCTGGGTGTTCGCCATCACCCGCCAGGAAAGCGCCTTCATGGCCGACGCCCGCTCCCATGCCGGCGCCATGGGGCTGATGCAACTGATGCCGACCACCGCCAAGGAAACCGCGCGCAAGTTCAGCATCCCCCTGGCCTCGCCACGCCAGGCGCTCGACCCGGACGTCAACATCCAGCTAGGGGCGGCTTATCTGAGCCAGGTCTACAGCCAGTTCAACGGCAACCGCGTGCTCGCCTCCGCCGCCTACAACGCCGGCCCCGGCCGCGTGCGTCAGTGGCTGCGCGGAGCCGATCACCTGAGTTACGACGTGTGGGTGGAGAACATCCCGTTCGACGAAACCCGCCAGTACGTGCAGAACGTGCTGTCTTACTCGGTGATCTACGGCAAGAAACTGGGCAACCCGCAGCCGTTGGTGGCCTGGCATGAGCGGTATTTCGATGATCAGTGA
- a CDS encoding ATP-binding cassette domain-containing protein, giving the protein MTLLKFADVSLAYGAMPLLDGVSWQIARGERVCIIGRNGTGKSSMLRLVKGDQMPDDGEIWRAPGLKIGELPQELPRADERTVFDVVAEGLAGVGELLARYHHLAQNIQGDDDLEQLMHVQQELEAKDGWRLQQLVDSTLSRLQLPADKTLAELSGGWRRRVLLAQALVSEPDLLLLDEPTNHLDIGAIAWLEEALKDFGGAVLFITHDRSFLQNLATRILELDRGGLIDWNGDYASFLVHKEQQLAAEETANALFDKRLAQEEVWIRQGIKARRTRNEGRVRALKAMRAERAERRERQGKANIQLETADKSGKQVMVAENVSFAHPGGPWLVKDFSMVLQRGDRIGLLGANGTGKTSLLKLLLGDLQPSSGSIEVGTKLEVAYFDQLRHQLEPEKTVIDNIAEGRDFISIDGQSRHVLSYLGDFLFSPQRARTPVKALSGGERARLLLAKLFSKPANLLVLDEPTNDLDVETLELLEEVLLNFPGTVLMVSHDRAFLDNVVTSTLVFEGEGKVREYVGGYQDWLRQGGSPRLLGVGESKSGKAELATAIVESPTPAAAAPVQESAEPAKKKLSYKLQRELEAIPGQIDALEQEMAAVQAQVSDPAFYQQPVQTTTQVLARLDDLQKEMDALLERWAELEG; this is encoded by the coding sequence ATGACCCTGCTCAAGTTCGCCGATGTTTCCCTCGCCTATGGCGCCATGCCCCTGCTCGATGGGGTTTCCTGGCAGATCGCCCGGGGCGAGCGGGTGTGCATCATCGGCCGTAACGGCACCGGCAAATCGAGCATGCTGCGCCTGGTCAAGGGTGATCAGATGCCCGATGACGGCGAAATCTGGCGCGCCCCGGGGTTGAAGATCGGCGAATTGCCGCAGGAGCTGCCACGTGCCGACGAGCGTACGGTGTTCGACGTGGTGGCTGAAGGCCTGGCCGGTGTCGGTGAGCTGCTGGCCCGCTATCACCACTTGGCGCAGAACATCCAGGGCGACGACGATCTCGAACAGCTGATGCACGTGCAGCAGGAATTGGAAGCCAAGGATGGCTGGCGCCTGCAGCAACTGGTGGACAGCACCCTGAGCCGCCTGCAGTTACCGGCCGACAAGACCCTGGCCGAGCTTTCCGGTGGCTGGCGCCGCCGCGTGCTGCTGGCACAGGCATTGGTATCCGAGCCGGATCTGCTGTTGCTCGACGAGCCCACCAACCACCTGGACATCGGTGCCATCGCCTGGCTGGAAGAGGCGCTGAAGGATTTCGGCGGCGCCGTGCTGTTCATCACCCACGACCGTTCCTTCCTGCAGAACCTGGCCACGCGCATCCTCGAGCTGGATCGCGGGGGGCTGATCGACTGGAACGGCGACTACGCCAGTTTCCTGGTGCACAAGGAGCAGCAGCTCGCCGCCGAGGAGACCGCCAATGCGCTGTTCGACAAGCGCCTGGCGCAGGAAGAGGTGTGGATCCGTCAGGGCATCAAGGCCCGCCGTACCCGTAACGAAGGTCGCGTGCGGGCGCTCAAGGCCATGCGCGCCGAGCGCGCCGAACGTCGCGAGCGCCAGGGCAAGGCGAATATTCAATTGGAGACAGCGGACAAGTCCGGCAAGCAGGTGATGGTGGCCGAGAACGTCAGTTTCGCCCACCCCGGCGGCCCTTGGCTGGTCAAGGATTTTTCCATGGTGCTGCAGCGCGGCGACCGTATCGGCCTGCTCGGTGCCAACGGCACCGGTAAGACCTCGTTGCTCAAGTTGCTGCTCGGTGACCTGCAACCTAGCAGCGGCAGCATCGAGGTGGGCACCAAGCTGGAAGTGGCCTATTTCGACCAATTGCGTCACCAGCTCGAGCCGGAAAAGACGGTGATCGACAACATCGCCGAGGGCCGCGACTTCATCAGCATCGATGGCCAGAGTCGCCACGTGCTGAGTTACCTGGGCGACTTCCTGTTCAGCCCGCAGCGCGCACGTACCCCGGTCAAGGCCTTGTCCGGTGGCGAGCGGGCACGCCTGTTGCTGGCCAAGCTGTTCAGCAAACCGGCTAACCTGCTGGTGCTGGACGAACCGACCAACGATCTCGATGTGGAAACCCTGGAACTGCTCGAAGAAGTCCTGCTCAATTTCCCTGGCACCGTGCTGATGGTCAGCCACGACCGTGCTTTCCTCGACAACGTGGTGACCAGCACCCTGGTGTTCGAGGGCGAGGGCAAGGTGCGCGAGTACGTCGGTGGTTACCAGGACTGGCTGCGCCAGGGCGGTTCACCGCGTCTGCTCGGGGTTGGCGAGAGCAAGTCCGGCAAGGCCGAGCTGGCCACGGCCATCGTCGAGTCGCCGACTCCGGCGGCTGCGGCGCCCGTGCAGGAGAGCGCCGAGCCGGCGAAGAAGAAACTAAGCTACAAGCTGCAGCGCGAGCTGGAAGCGATCCCGGGGCAGATCGATGCCCTGGAGCAGGAAATGGCGGCGGTGCAGGCGCAGGTGTCTGATCCTGCCTTTTACCAGCAACCGGTGCAGACCACGACGCAGGTATTGGCGCGCCTCGACGACTTGCAGAAGGAAATGGACGCGTTGCTCGAGCGCTGGGCAGAGCTGGAAGGCTGA
- a CDS encoding DUF6901 family protein yields MAIEYRITLDDEHQFSYRIELNREYDPELAQRTPAWTRLEHQQCSNCPLSREQFSHCPAAVDLHRVIEDFHGLPAFKKVGVWVRTPEREYSKNLGLEEGLRALLGVIMATSACPVLGRLRPMAQHHLPFASNQEFILRAVSLYLTRQYFNMREGRLADWELKGLVRHFQQLKLVNQAFWQRIHDTCEGDSNLKAFLTFFSLSSSMTVTLETQLQKIRPLVMSAGEAFD; encoded by the coding sequence ATGGCCATCGAATACCGCATCACCCTGGATGACGAACATCAGTTCAGCTACCGGATCGAGCTGAATCGCGAGTATGACCCGGAGCTGGCGCAACGCACGCCAGCTTGGACCCGCCTCGAGCATCAGCAATGCAGCAACTGTCCATTGAGCCGAGAGCAGTTCAGCCACTGCCCGGCAGCGGTCGACCTGCATCGCGTCATCGAGGACTTCCATGGCCTGCCCGCCTTCAAGAAGGTTGGCGTGTGGGTACGTACCCCCGAACGTGAGTACAGCAAGAACCTGGGCCTGGAAGAAGGACTGCGGGCGCTGCTGGGGGTGATCATGGCCACCAGCGCCTGCCCGGTGCTGGGGCGCCTTAGGCCGATGGCGCAGCACCATCTGCCCTTTGCCAGCAACCAGGAGTTCATCCTGCGGGCGGTGTCGCTGTACCTCACGCGGCAGTACTTCAACATGCGTGAAGGGCGTCTGGCAGATTGGGAGCTGAAAGGCCTGGTGCGGCATTTCCAGCAACTCAAGCTGGTCAACCAGGCGTTCTGGCAGCGCATTCACGATACCTGTGAAGGCGACTCCAACCTCAAGGCCTTCCTCACCTTCTTCTCGCTGTCATCGAGCATGACGGTGACCCTGGAAACCCAGCTACAGAAGATTCGCCCCCTGGTCATGAGCGCGGGCGAAGCCTTCGACTGA
- a CDS encoding universal stress protein, translated as MPYQHILVAVDLTEECDPVVSRARKLAQASGAKMSVVHIVEPMAMAFGGDVPMDLSMLQQQQFEQARERLDAFSGKYPEITDDRRHLAYGQPRQEIHRLAEEQGCDLIVVGSHGRHGLALLLGSTANDVLHGAPCDVLAVRLKKTD; from the coding sequence ATGCCCTACCAACATATCCTGGTCGCCGTCGACCTCACCGAGGAATGCGACCCGGTGGTGAGCCGCGCGCGCAAGCTGGCACAGGCCAGCGGCGCGAAGATGTCCGTGGTGCATATCGTCGAGCCCATGGCCATGGCCTTTGGCGGTGACGTACCGATGGATCTGTCGATGCTGCAACAACAGCAGTTCGAGCAAGCCCGCGAACGCCTGGACGCATTCAGCGGCAAATACCCGGAAATCACCGATGACCGCCGGCATCTGGCCTATGGTCAGCCGCGCCAGGAGATCCACCGCCTGGCCGAGGAACAAGGCTGCGACCTGATCGTGGTCGGCAGCCATGGACGCCATGGCCTGGCTCTGCTGCTGGGCTCCACCGCCAACGACGTGCTGCACGGTGCCCCCTGCGACGTGCTCGCCGTGCGCCTGAAGAAAACCGACTGA